A single window of Rhizophagus irregularis chromosome 32, complete sequence DNA harbors:
- a CDS encoding uncharacterized protein (MEROPS:MER0114503) has translation MSVHKETKTYTSPDGTTTTTTTTTSYSSSSSSGNIPKDFQEFTSHFNEDPFTSDFFKKYVETSVPSHGQIKKVKYQKQEQPNEDLPDDYSLFVKPTEKVDFQTSTCTGRKRAVLIGINYYHSEYQLRGCINDVNNIKKFLTGHYGFEESNMKILTDEQLDPELFPTRENIIKAIKWLVHDPQENDSYFFHYSGHGGQVKDEAGDEEDGYDETIMPVDFMTNGQIIDDELHALMVAPLPKGVRLTVIFDCCHSGTVLDLPYVYSTRGVVKESNILSLGSKSIINAGFSYIKGGVIKSIKEIKNAATEYQKIRRKNIETKGSPADVIMFSGCKDEQTSADAQMAGEQVVTGAMSHALVTSLNKNAHPTYQELLNSIREVLKTKYAQKPQLSASHVMNMSEKFTM, from the exons ATGTCAGTTCATAAAGAAACGAAAACTTATACTTCTCCAGACGGAACTACTACCACAACCACAACAACTACGTCATATAGTAGTAGTAGTAGTAGCGGTAATATTCCTAAAGACTTCCAAGAATTTACTAGTCATTTTAATGAGGATCCCTTTACCTCTGATTTCTTTAAGAAATATGTAGAAACCAGCGTGCCTTCTCATGgtcaaattaaaaaagtaaaatatcaaaaacaaGAGCAACCAAACGAAGACTTACCGGATGATTATAGTTTATTTGTTAAACCAACCGAAAAAGTCGATTTTCAGACATCAACTTGTACAGGACGTAAAAGAGCTGTTTTAATtggaattaattattatcattccGAATATCAATTGAGgg gttgtaTCAATGATGTCAACAATATCAAAAAGTTTTTGACAGGACATTATGGATTTGAAGAATCAAATATGAAAATACTAACCGATGAACAATTAGATCCGGAATTATTTCCGACaagagaaaatattattaaagcaaTAAAATGGCTTGTACACGATCCACAAGAAAACGATTC ATACTTTTTCCATTATAGTGGGCATGGAGGACAAGTTAAAGATGAGGCTGGGGATGAAGAAGATGGATATGATGAAACTATTATGCCAGTTGATTTTATGACAAATGGACAAATTATTGATGATGAATTGCACGCTTTGATGGTTGCCCCCCTTCCAAAAG GAGTAAGGTTGACTGTTATATTCGATTGTTGTCATTCGGGAACTGTACTTGATTTACCATATGTTTATTCCACTCGTGGTGTTGTCAAAGAATCAAACATTCTTTCTTTGGGAAGCAAAAGCATTATAAATGCAGGTTTTAGTTATATTAAAGGTGGTgttataaaatcaattaaagaaattaaaaatgctGCAACTGAGTATCAGAAAATTCGTCGTAAGAACATCGAGACAAAGGGAAGCCCTGCTGATGTCATTATGTTCAGTGGATGTAAAGATGAGCAAACTTCCGCTGATGCACAAATGGCAGGTGAACAGGTAGTCACTGGCGCTATGTCACATGCTTTGGTCACATC gttaaataaaaatgcacATCCTACATATCAAGAATTATTGAATTCAATTCGTGAGGTTCTCAAAACTAAATATGCTCAAAAACCTCAACTTAGCGC ATCTCATGTAATGAACATGAGTGAGAAATTTACCATGTAG
- a CDS encoding uncharacterized protein (MEROPS:MER0114503), whose product MSVHKETKTYTSPDGTTTTTTTTTSYSSSSSSGNIPKDFQEFTSHFNEDPFTSDFFKKYVETSVPSHGQIKKVKYQKQEQPNEDLPDDYSLFVKPTEKVDFQTSTCTGRKRAVLIGINYYHSEYQLRGCINDVNNIKKFLTGHYGFEESNMKILTDEQLDPELFPTRENIIKAIKWLVHDPQENDSYFFHYSGHGGQVKDEAGDEEDGYDETIMPVDFMTNGQIIDDELHALMVAPLPKGVRLTVIFDCCHSGTVLDLPYVYSTRGVVKESNILSLGSKSIINAGFSYIKGGVIKSIKEIKNAATEYQKIRRKNIETKGSPADVIMFSGCKDEQTSADAQMAGEQVVTGAMSHALVTSLNKNAHPTYQELLNSIREVLKTKYAQKPQLSISCNEHE is encoded by the exons ATGTCAGTTCATAAAGAAACGAAAACTTATACTTCTCCAGACGGAACTACTACCACAACCACAACAACTACGTCATATAGTAGTAGTAGTAGTAGCGGTAATATTCCTAAAGACTTCCAAGAATTTACTAGTCATTTTAATGAGGATCCCTTTACCTCTGATTTCTTTAAGAAATATGTAGAAACCAGCGTGCCTTCTCATGgtcaaattaaaaaagtaaaatatcaaaaacaaGAGCAACCAAACGAAGACTTACCGGATGATTATAGTTTATTTGTTAAACCAACCGAAAAAGTCGATTTTCAGACATCAACTTGTACAGGACGTAAAAGAGCTGTTTTAATtggaattaattattatcattccGAATATCAATTGAGgg gttgtaTCAATGATGTCAACAATATCAAAAAGTTTTTGACAGGACATTATGGATTTGAAGAATCAAATATGAAAATACTAACCGATGAACAATTAGATCCGGAATTATTTCCGACaagagaaaatattattaaagcaaTAAAATGGCTTGTACACGATCCACAAGAAAACGATTC ATACTTTTTCCATTATAGTGGGCATGGAGGACAAGTTAAAGATGAGGCTGGGGATGAAGAAGATGGATATGATGAAACTATTATGCCAGTTGATTTTATGACAAATGGACAAATTATTGATGATGAATTGCACGCTTTGATGGTTGCCCCCCTTCCAAAAG GAGTAAGGTTGACTGTTATATTCGATTGTTGTCATTCGGGAACTGTACTTGATTTACCATATGTTTATTCCACTCGTGGTGTTGTCAAAGAATCAAACATTCTTTCTTTGGGAAGCAAAAGCATTATAAATGCAGGTTTTAGTTATATTAAAGGTGGTgttataaaatcaattaaagaaattaaaaatgctGCAACTGAGTATCAGAAAATTCGTCGTAAGAACATCGAGACAAAGGGAAGCCCTGCTGATGTCATTATGTTCAGTGGATGTAAAGATGAGCAAACTTCCGCTGATGCACAAATGGCAGGTGAACAGGTAGTCACTGGCGCTATGTCACATGCTTTGGTCACATC gttaaataaaaatgcacATCCTACATATCAAGAATTATTGAATTCAATTCGTGAGGTTCTCAAAACTAAATATGCTCAAAAACCTCAACTTAGC ATCTCATGTAATGAACATGAGTGA